One Intestinimonas butyriciproducens genomic window, GGCGTGGGCTGTACCATCCTGGGCCTTGTGGGTGACACCATCAGCCTGGACATCGACAAAATCTCCATGGAGCCCAATGTGGAGCGGGTCATGCGGGTCCAGGAGCCCTATAAAAAGGCCAACCGGAAGTTTCACCCTGAGGATTCGGTGGTCACTGTAGGGAAGGCCCGGATCGGCGGCGGCAGCTTTTCCGTCATCGCCGGTCCCTGCTCGGTGGAGTCGGAGGAGCAGATCTGCGCGGTGGCGGAGGACGTAAAGTCCTCCGGCGCGGCGCTGCTGCGCGGCGGCGCCTTCAAGCCCCGCACCTCCCCCTACTCCTTCCAGGGCATGGGCACGCCCGGTCTGGACCTCCTTATGGAGGCCCGGGAAAAGACCGGCCTGCCCATCGTCACCGAGATCATGGACCCCCGCATGGCGGAGCTCTTCGAGCGGGAGGTAGACGTGGTCCAGGTAGGCGCCCGGAACATGCAGAATTTTGAGCTTTTGAAAGAGGTGGGCAAGATGTCCAAGCCCATCCTCCTCAAGCGCGGCCTCTCCAACACCTATGAGGAGTGGATCATGTCCGCCGAATATATCATGGCCGCAGGCAACGAAAACGTCATTCTCTGCGAGCGGGGCATCCGCACCTTTGAGACCTTCACCCGCAACACCCTGGATGTCTCCGCCATCCCGGCCATCAAGCAGATGAGCCATCTGCCCGTGATCGTGGACCCCTCTCATGCCTCCGGCATGTACTGGATGGTGGAGCCGCTGGCCATGGCGGCCATCGCCGCCGGGTGCGACGGCCTCATCATTGAAGTCCACAACGATCCCCCCCACGCTAAGTGCGACGGCCAGCAGTCCCTCACCCCCAAAAAGTTTGACGAGCTGATGAAAAAGGTGGAGGCCCTGGTGCCCATGATGGGCAAGAAGCTGATCCGCTGATGCGCCTCCATCCGGAAGGAGAACCCCCTATGAAAACCCTTCATGTCGGTCTTGACGACCGCTCCTACGACATCCATATCGCGCCCGGCCTCCTGTCCCAGGCGGGCGCGCTCTGCCGCGCCGCCCTCCCCCGCGCCGGGCGGCTGGCCGTGGTCACGGATTCCCATGTGGGTCCCCTCTACGGAGAAACGATCATGTCCAGCCTGGCCGGGGCCGGCTTTCAGGCGGAACTGGTCACTATCCCCGCCGGTGAGTCCTCCAAATGCCTGAGCATGCTCGGGCGTCTATACGACGCCTTCACGGCTCAGGGGCTCACCCGCTCCGACGGCGTGGTGGCCCTGGGGGGCGGCGTGGTGGGCGATCTGGCGGGCTTCGCCGCGGCCACCATCCTGCGTGGCGTGGACTTCGTACAGATTCCCACCACACTTCTGGCCCAGGTGGACTCCTCCGTGGGGGGCAAGGTGGCCATCGACCTCCCGGCAGGCAAGAACCTGGCTGGCGCCTTCTGGCAGCCCCGGCTGGTTCTCATGGACCCCGCGTGCCTCCGTACACTGGATGACAAGACCTTTTCCGACGGCATGGCCGAGGTCATCAAGTACGGCTGCATCCGGGACCGGGCGTTCTTCGATTTTCTCTGCGCCCACTCCTCCCGGACGGCGGTCATGGAGCACATTGAGTCCGTGCTCTATACCTGCTGCGATATCAAGCGGCAGGTGGTGGAGGAGGATGAACGGGACACCGGCGTCCGGATGATCCTGAACTTCGGCCACACCGTGGGCCATGCCTTTGAAAAGGCGGGCGGCTATGAGACTTGGACCCACGGACAGGCGGTCGCCGCCGGGATGGTCGCCGCCGAACGGTTGGGCGCCGCCCTGGGTGTCTCCGACGGCGACGGCTTCTCCGAACTGCTGGAGGTGCTGTCCGCTTTCGGCCTGCCCACCCACATTGACTGCGACTGGAGCGCCATCGTGGAGGCCGTCGGCCTGGACAAGAAGGGCGACGGAGAGGCCATTACCATGATCTTTCTGTCCCACATGGGCAAGGCCTTGCCCATGAAGATGAAGAAGGAGGACGTGCTGCAAAACCTGGCGCACGTCTGCGGGAGGTAAGCGGATATGGACATCACCATCGCCCCCCGGCTGCTGAAGGGCCGCATCACCCCCCCGCCCTCCAAATCCCAGGCGCACCGCGCCCTCATCGCCGCTGCGCTGGCGGGAGGCGGGAGCCGCATCGAAAATCTGGCCGACTCCCAGGATATCCAGGCCACCTCCCGCTGTCTGGCGGCCCTGTGCGCGCCCAGCAGCGGCCTGCCTCTGCTGGACTGCGGGGAATCCGGCTCCACCCTGCGCTTTCTCATCCCCCTTTCCCTGGTCCTCCGGGGAGGCGGCCGTTTTACCGGCCGCGGGAGGCTGATGGAGCGCCCGCAGGAGCCCTATTTTCGCCTTTTTGAGGAAAAGCATGTCTGCTATTCCCTGGAGGCCGGTGTGCTCACCGTCCGGGGCGCGCTACCATCGGGGCGTTATGCCCTTCCCGGCAATGTGTCCAGCCAGTTTATCACCGGCCTTCTCTATGCCCTCCCCCTGCTGGAGGGCGACTCAGACATCCTCCTCACCACGCCTCTGGAATCCGGGGGTTATGTGGACATGACCCTGGATGTGCTGGAGCGGTTCGGCGTCAGGGCCGTCCCCAACGGTTCCTGCGCCTTCCATGTACCCGGCGGACAGACCTACCGCCCCCACGATATGGCCATCGAGAGCGACTATTCCCAGGCGGCCTTCTGGTACGCCGCCAGGGGCTTGGGCAGTCAGGTGGAGCTACAGGGGCTCAACCCTTTCTCCGTTCAGGGGGATCGGTGCATCGTGGAGGATTCCGCCAGCCTGTGCGGCCCGGGAGCGGTGGAGCTGGACGTGTCCCAGTGCCCCGACCTTGTCCCCCCGCTGGCGGTCCAGGCCGCCCTGCGTCCGGGACAGACCACCCGCATCGTAGGCGCCGCCCGGCTGCGCATGAAGGAGAGCGACCGGCTCTCCGCGGTGACCCAGGTCCTCAACGCCCTGGGGAGCCGTGTGGAGGAGCACCCGGACAGCCTGACCATTCTGGGTGTGGACACTCTGGCCGGCGGCGTGGCGGTGGATAGTCATAACGACCACCGCATCGC contains:
- the aroF gene encoding 3-deoxy-7-phosphoheptulonate synthase, with translation MVVIMKPGTKKEDIDILVRKFRDQGLDVGITNGVGCTILGLVGDTISLDIDKISMEPNVERVMRVQEPYKKANRKFHPEDSVVTVGKARIGGGSFSVIAGPCSVESEEQICAVAEDVKSSGAALLRGGAFKPRTSPYSFQGMGTPGLDLLMEAREKTGLPIVTEIMDPRMAELFEREVDVVQVGARNMQNFELLKEVGKMSKPILLKRGLSNTYEEWIMSAEYIMAAGNENVILCERGIRTFETFTRNTLDVSAIPAIKQMSHLPVIVDPSHASGMYWMVEPLAMAAIAAGCDGLIIEVHNDPPHAKCDGQQSLTPKKFDELMKKVEALVPMMGKKLIR
- the aroB gene encoding 3-dehydroquinate synthase, encoding MKTLHVGLDDRSYDIHIAPGLLSQAGALCRAALPRAGRLAVVTDSHVGPLYGETIMSSLAGAGFQAELVTIPAGESSKCLSMLGRLYDAFTAQGLTRSDGVVALGGGVVGDLAGFAAATILRGVDFVQIPTTLLAQVDSSVGGKVAIDLPAGKNLAGAFWQPRLVLMDPACLRTLDDKTFSDGMAEVIKYGCIRDRAFFDFLCAHSSRTAVMEHIESVLYTCCDIKRQVVEEDERDTGVRMILNFGHTVGHAFEKAGGYETWTHGQAVAAGMVAAERLGAALGVSDGDGFSELLEVLSAFGLPTHIDCDWSAIVEAVGLDKKGDGEAITMIFLSHMGKALPMKMKKEDVLQNLAHVCGR
- a CDS encoding 3-phosphoshikimate 1-carboxyvinyltransferase, whose protein sequence is MDITIAPRLLKGRITPPPSKSQAHRALIAAALAGGGSRIENLADSQDIQATSRCLAALCAPSSGLPLLDCGESGSTLRFLIPLSLVLRGGGRFTGRGRLMERPQEPYFRLFEEKHVCYSLEAGVLTVRGALPSGRYALPGNVSSQFITGLLYALPLLEGDSDILLTTPLESGGYVDMTLDVLERFGVRAVPNGSCAFHVPGGQTYRPHDMAIESDYSQAAFWYAARGLGSQVELQGLNPFSVQGDRCIVEDSASLCGPGAVELDVSQCPDLVPPLAVQAALRPGQTTRIVGAARLRMKESDRLSAVTQVLNALGSRVEEHPDSLTILGVDTLAGGVAVDSHNDHRIAMMAAVATTRAAAPVTIRGAESVRKSYPNFWEDYQRLGGMFL